A section of the Pediococcus inopinatus genome encodes:
- a CDS encoding bifunctional glycosyltransferase/CDP-glycerol:glycerophosphate glycerophosphotransferase yields MSKSIALSVVVACYNVADYLEECLDSLANQTYKLVEIIMIDDCSTDNDKTKNIVDKYGERYENFHAYHNPQNLGLSDTRNRGVKIAKGDYIAFVDGDDIVPKNAYRDLINSVAMTGSQVATGFVRRFDKFRDKPSYLHKKAISDTIQQTDLERNPELVYDSTSWNKLYSLPMVREHNMTFPANMLYEDIPFVMRAFVIASHESSIDILSNVVYRWRWRDGDSKSITQVKNAMKPYGDRLKILNMVRDYFLKAHVSQRILDTFYVKVLMIDIPLFMDDIADADDDFVFDFQRATYIFLRNWGLLKSNLYEQLSVKMQLQYRALLEGNFDELKRYSYSGFKGSIAKRFVRHFWGKRAHTATSGADVKNTIQRVSQPTEDTIQIEGYIHPKSIKLHRIWLTPSNLNEHITANLVNIDTNKKMAISINRVRSISNIHLKKEDAPYSAYKAAFNVQDALTTLGNGTWKIQITLQYHGEKFESFAGQPIHGNQKIASVINSKLRLNLIQRYNRHWDLTFVVQKMLNSNSTRDQSKSQITALTNVIGRDDGILLTFTDCSNIIKPTLQINDENIGQLEKNTDHQIKFLVSGEELEKYRGNMQHLVLIDAETNVPESYAMDYSRQTEIIHGKDYDVFISYNSTDGIWLMQEVPFAELKSANWIKTGTNLAIEMKVNIPASSNEENFGNSGSVELLSSNKKSRYLSIGRVKFVEDGCFNVQIPLVAANNLKVLSGNYRVYLVVAYGETQKRIRVIDLKAVSDQLDTYTNKHFTFDLQCTNNGFLEFHTVQTTFGMDRSKLQRGINYSILYPMMRMLPINKKMVVFESYWGDYFNGSPKAIYDYLRKNHPELKFVWILTNDQIPIEGKAKRVKRLGFKYWYYMARAKYFVENTNFPNQYSKRSGQIEVQTLHGTFMKTMGFDEPHFKNATAGVQRNFAIRNNRWDILTVPSKYMADTATHAFDFKHEIVESGFPRNDALYQHNNSAYIENVKKNLHIPLDKKVVLYAPTFRNNDDSGFDFELDLDKLKEKLGDEYIVLVRLHYFVAHSMSFVDHQGFVWDVSDYPDIADLYLISDVMITDYSSVMFDYGHLKRPMIFFSYDKDWYLNGDNRGVYLDYDQTVPGPVVETTDEIIKWLQNFHDLTANYASKIDWFYDKFCTYGRNGDASKIVSEKMLSLRPETQDSIVHHLFINKVLRMLQLNDFQSDLLNVLSRVLKKKNIIILESFFGTQFSDSPKAIYEYLKRTHPEYKLYWNVNRKNVDYFKTHGIPYVVRFGYKGILKQAQAKYWFTNTRRPFRWAKPRDAKLIQTWHGTPLKTIGTDVQNVTMPGVTQRSYHKQVIRDSARWDYLVAPNEYSYNIMQRAFRKPFTKLISSGYPRNDMLYNYTDSQVSEIKEALEISQDKKVVLYAPTWRDNEYVHVDEYSAKLHLDLDQLLEKLPENTVILIRTHYLIANQLDLSSYGERVLNVSDYEDVTDLYLISNVLITDYSSVMFDFANLKRPILFFAYDLDEYAGDIRGFYIDYQKTVPGPIVKTNEELIPVLKDMLNSPDKYVHTSTYSAFLDKFASWENGNSTQTLVEYVLRDEQYEVSEKRNDLQKITIKDGTQLWSAIPETKQAKFISNYNYKLADSYSTKMQAKLRDPIRKNEVGNTWIEIENKTDFGKNAWIRMEDVESKANILD; encoded by the coding sequence ATGTCTAAATCAATTGCGCTAAGCGTTGTTGTGGCCTGTTATAATGTTGCAGACTATTTGGAGGAATGCTTAGATTCACTTGCAAATCAAACATATAAGTTAGTCGAAATCATTATGATCGATGATTGTTCGACCGATAATGATAAAACTAAAAATATTGTGGATAAATATGGGGAACGTTATGAAAATTTTCATGCGTATCACAACCCACAAAACTTAGGATTAAGCGACACCCGTAACCGAGGCGTGAAAATTGCAAAGGGAGACTACATTGCATTTGTTGATGGCGATGATATTGTCCCAAAGAACGCTTATCGAGATCTTATTAATTCGGTAGCGATGACCGGGTCACAAGTTGCTACTGGATTTGTGAGACGCTTTGATAAATTTAGGGATAAGCCTTCTTATTTACATAAAAAAGCAATTTCGGACACGATTCAGCAAACCGATCTTGAAAGAAATCCAGAATTAGTTTACGACTCTACAAGCTGGAATAAATTATATAGTTTACCTATGGTACGAGAGCACAACATGACATTTCCAGCAAATATGTTATATGAAGATATTCCGTTTGTTATGCGGGCTTTTGTTATTGCCAGTCATGAAAGTAGTATTGATATCCTTTCTAATGTTGTGTACCGTTGGCGTTGGCGAGATGGGGATAGTAAGTCTATTACCCAAGTTAAAAATGCAATGAAACCATACGGTGATCGGCTCAAAATTCTCAATATGGTTCGTGATTACTTTTTAAAAGCTCATGTCAGTCAGCGAATTCTCGATACTTTTTACGTGAAAGTATTGATGATTGATATTCCGCTGTTTATGGATGATATTGCGGATGCGGATGATGATTTTGTTTTTGATTTTCAACGGGCAACCTATATTTTTCTGCGTAATTGGGGCCTTTTGAAGAGTAATCTGTATGAACAACTTTCCGTTAAAATGCAGTTACAGTATCGGGCTCTCTTAGAAGGAAACTTTGATGAATTAAAACGTTATTCGTACTCAGGGTTTAAAGGAAGCATTGCAAAGCGTTTTGTTCGTCATTTCTGGGGGAAACGGGCACACACTGCTACTTCAGGGGCTGATGTTAAAAATACGATTCAAAGAGTCTCACAGCCGACTGAAGATACAATTCAAATTGAAGGATATATTCATCCTAAGTCTATAAAATTGCATCGTATTTGGTTAACGCCTTCTAACTTAAACGAACATATTACTGCCAATTTAGTTAATATTGATACCAATAAAAAAATGGCGATTAGCATAAATCGTGTTCGATCCATTAGTAATATCCATCTAAAAAAAGAGGATGCACCATATAGCGCATATAAGGCTGCCTTTAATGTTCAAGACGCTCTGACGACTTTAGGAAACGGGACATGGAAAATTCAGATCACTCTTCAGTATCATGGAGAAAAGTTTGAGTCCTTTGCGGGACAGCCTATTCATGGAAACCAAAAAATAGCTTCAGTTATTAATTCAAAATTAAGGCTTAATTTAATTCAAAGATATAATCGTCATTGGGATTTGACATTTGTTGTACAAAAAATGTTGAATAGTAATTCAACCCGGGACCAAAGTAAGAGCCAAATAACTGCATTAACGAATGTAATTGGTCGTGATGACGGAATTTTACTTACTTTTACCGATTGTAGTAACATCATAAAACCAACTTTACAAATTAATGATGAAAATATTGGTCAACTTGAGAAGAATACGGATCATCAGATAAAGTTTCTTGTATCCGGTGAAGAATTAGAAAAATATCGTGGTAATATGCAACATTTGGTGTTGATTGATGCAGAAACAAACGTTCCAGAAAGTTATGCAATGGATTATTCTCGCCAAACAGAGATTATTCATGGCAAAGATTATGATGTTTTTATTTCTTATAACAGTACAGATGGAATTTGGTTGATGCAAGAGGTTCCTTTTGCAGAATTAAAAAGTGCTAATTGGATTAAAACGGGAACCAATCTTGCTATTGAGATGAAAGTGAATATTCCGGCTTCTTCGAATGAAGAAAATTTTGGAAATTCTGGATCCGTTGAATTATTGAGTAGTAATAAGAAGAGTCGCTACCTGTCAATTGGGAGAGTGAAATTTGTAGAGGATGGCTGTTTTAATGTTCAAATTCCACTTGTGGCGGCAAATAATTTAAAAGTTTTATCTGGTAATTATCGCGTTTACCTAGTAGTTGCATATGGTGAGACGCAGAAACGCATTCGAGTTATAGATTTAAAAGCAGTTAGTGATCAGCTTGATACTTATACGAATAAACACTTTACGTTTGATCTTCAGTGCACAAACAATGGTTTTTTGGAATTTCATACAGTACAAACCACTTTTGGGATGGATCGCTCCAAGCTTCAGAGGGGAATCAATTATTCAATCCTTTATCCAATGATGCGGATGCTCCCAATCAATAAAAAAATGGTTGTATTTGAAAGCTACTGGGGTGATTACTTTAATGGTAGTCCCAAGGCAATTTATGACTATTTGCGTAAAAATCATCCAGAGCTTAAATTTGTATGGATTTTAACTAATGATCAAATTCCAATTGAGGGTAAGGCTAAACGGGTCAAACGATTAGGATTTAAATATTGGTACTACATGGCAAGGGCTAAGTATTTTGTTGAAAATACGAATTTTCCAAATCAATATTCGAAGAGATCTGGACAAATTGAAGTTCAAACATTGCATGGGACCTTTATGAAAACGATGGGCTTTGATGAACCTCATTTTAAGAATGCGACGGCTGGAGTACAAAGAAATTTTGCTATTCGGAATAACCGATGGGATATTTTAACGGTACCTTCAAAGTACATGGCTGATACTGCTACCCATGCTTTTGATTTTAAACACGAAATTGTAGAAAGTGGCTTTCCGCGAAATGATGCGCTTTATCAACATAATAATTCGGCTTATATTGAAAATGTAAAAAAGAATCTTCATATTCCGTTGGATAAGAAGGTAGTTTTGTATGCCCCAACGTTCAGGAACAACGATGATAGTGGATTTGATTTTGAGTTAGATTTAGATAAACTCAAAGAAAAATTGGGTGATGAGTACATTGTTCTTGTACGGTTGCATTATTTTGTGGCTCATTCTATGTCATTTGTTGATCACCAGGGGTTTGTTTGGGATGTGAGCGATTATCCTGATATTGCTGATTTATATCTTATCAGTGACGTAATGATCACGGACTATTCTTCGGTAATGTTTGATTACGGACACCTTAAGCGGCCAATGATTTTCTTCTCTTATGATAAGGATTGGTACTTAAATGGCGATAATCGAGGTGTTTATCTTGATTATGACCAAACGGTTCCAGGACCAGTCGTGGAAACTACAGATGAAATTATAAAGTGGTTGCAAAACTTCCATGATTTAACGGCTAATTATGCATCTAAAATTGACTGGTTTTATGATAAGTTCTGCACGTATGGGCGTAATGGGGATGCAAGCAAAATTGTTTCTGAAAAGATGCTGAGTTTACGACCTGAAACGCAGGATTCAATTGTGCATCATTTGTTTATAAATAAAGTGTTGCGAATGTTGCAACTAAATGACTTTCAATCAGACCTTTTGAATGTTTTGAGTCGAGTACTGAAGAAAAAAAATATCATTATTTTAGAGAGCTTTTTTGGAACGCAGTTTTCTGATAGTCCAAAGGCAATTTACGAATATCTAAAACGAACTCATCCAGAGTACAAACTTTATTGGAATGTTAATCGAAAAAATGTCGATTACTTCAAGACTCATGGAATTCCTTACGTTGTGCGTTTTGGGTATAAAGGCATTTTAAAACAGGCGCAGGCCAAATACTGGTTTACAAACACACGGCGTCCGTTCCGTTGGGCTAAGCCACGTGATGCTAAATTAATTCAAACATGGCATGGGACACCTTTGAAGACAATTGGAACAGATGTGCAGAACGTTACAATGCCAGGAGTGACACAACGAAGTTACCATAAACAAGTTATTCGAGATTCTGCACGTTGGGATTATTTGGTTGCTCCAAATGAATATTCTTATAATATTATGCAACGTGCGTTTAGAAAACCGTTCACTAAATTAATTAGTAGCGGTTATCCAAGAAACGATATGTTATATAACTATACAGATAGCCAGGTAAGTGAGATAAAAGAGGCCCTTGAAATTAGTCAGGATAAAAAGGTTGTTTTATATGCCCCAACCTGGCGTGATAATGAGTATGTTCACGTAGATGAATATAGTGCAAAATTACATTTGGATTTAGATCAGCTTTTAGAGAAGTTACCTGAGAATACAGTTATTTTGATTCGGACTCATTATTTAATTGCTAATCAACTTGACCTATCTAGTTATGGAGAACGTGTATTAAATGTTAGTGATTATGAGGATGTTACGGACTTATATCTTATTTCGAATGTCTTAATCACCGATTACTCCTCAGTTATGTTTGACTTTGCCAACCTTAAGCGACCAATTTTGTTTTTTGCTTATGATCTTGACGAATATGCGGGTGACATTCGTGGATTCTATATCGATTATCAAAAAACGGTTCCTGGCCCAATTGTGAAAACAAATGAAGAGTTAATTCCAGTGTTAAAAGATATGTTAAATAGCCCAGATAAATACGTCCACACATCAACTTATAGTGCATTCTTGGATAAATTTGCTTCTTGGGAGAACGGCAATTCAACACAAACGTTGGTTGAATACGTGCTAAGAGATGAACAATATGAAGTGTCTGAAAAGAGAAATGATTTACAGAAGATAACAATTAAAGATGGAACTCAATTATGGTCAGCTATTCCAGAAACGAAACAAGCAAAGTTTATTTCAAACTATAATTACAAATTAGCAGATTCTTATTCAACAAAAATGCAAGCGAAGCTACGTGATCCAATTCGTAAAAACGAAGTTGGAAATACTTGGATTGAAATTGAAAATAAGACTGATTTTGGGAAAAATGCTTGGATTCGTATGGAGGATGTTGAATCCAAAGCTAATATATTAGATTAG
- a CDS encoding ABC transporter permease, which translates to MHTMFQIISEQFSNFKIIQRMSKFDDKATYQSHYLGLAWEFLNPLIQIGIYYLVFGVALRRGDPMPGVPYLPWMVLGITPWLYMNKTVLDASKSVYQQVGLVSKMKFPVSVLPSIKIVGNLASFWTMLAFSIFLMFCNHMMPTFSWIQFLYYFVCMIALMYALGIFNSTVTVLIRDWQITLQSILRMLFYMSGVLFNFATSNFPAILIRILELNPFYYIINGMRESMLNRGWVWQEPNLTITIVFWMFVFIVMAVGTFLHNKFRANFVDLI; encoded by the coding sequence ATGCATACGATGTTTCAGATAATCTCTGAACAATTTTCCAATTTCAAAATTATTCAAAGAATGTCAAAATTTGATGATAAGGCAACTTATCAAAGTCACTATTTAGGATTAGCATGGGAATTCTTGAATCCGCTAATTCAAATCGGAATTTACTATTTAGTGTTTGGGGTTGCCTTGCGTCGTGGTGATCCAATGCCCGGTGTACCATATTTGCCTTGGATGGTCCTGGGAATTACACCTTGGTTGTATATGAATAAAACGGTTTTAGATGCTTCCAAAAGTGTCTATCAACAAGTTGGATTAGTTTCGAAAATGAAATTTCCAGTGAGCGTTTTACCTTCTATCAAGATTGTGGGTAATCTTGCCAGTTTTTGGACAATGCTTGCTTTTTCAATTTTCTTAATGTTTTGTAACCATATGATGCCAACGTTTTCTTGGATTCAATTTCTTTATTATTTTGTTTGTATGATTGCTTTGATGTACGCGTTAGGAATTTTCAATTCAACCGTTACCGTTTTAATTCGTGATTGGCAAATTACGTTGCAGTCTATTTTACGGATGCTATTTTATATGAGTGGGGTACTTTTTAACTTTGCAACATCTAATTTCCCTGCTATTTTAATTCGAATCCTTGAATTGAATCCTTTTTATTACATTATTAACGGAATGCGTGAATCGATGCTAAATCGTGGATGGGTTTGGCAAGAACCTAATCTGACAATTACAATAGTATTTTGGATGTTTGTGTTTATTGTAATGGCTGTTGGGACTTTCTTGCACAACAAGTTCCGTGCAAACTTCGTGGATTTGATTTAG
- the ligA gene encoding NAD-dependent DNA ligase LigA: MALPKLITEYSEQEASDTAQQLRETLNQWSSDYYTKDNPEVEDHVYDEKYRDLQDLEAAFPSIVTPDSITQRVGGEVLSGFTKVHHDIPMLSMGDVFSKDELVEFDNRIQKNVGYPVPYNVELKIDGLAISLVYENGKLVQGSTRGDGTIGEDITKNLKTITSIPQTLTKPVSIEVRGECYMPKQAFADLNKQQEERGEAVFANPRNAAAGSLRQLDTKVTKARNLDTFIYTISTFGDLQVTTQHDAINVLAELGFNTNPTQRVCQNLDEVWQFIDEYQDQRDRLAYGIDGIVLKVNELDLQNQLGHTVKVPRWEIAYKFPPEEALTVIRQIEWTVGRTGVVTPTAIMDPVQLAGSTVARATLNNVDQIAAKGVRIGDTVKLHKAGDIIPEITEVILDKRSAESQVLEIPTQCPSCGRDLVHLDGEVALRCINPDCPAQIVARLEHFGSRNAMNINGLGPRLIQVFFDHKLVRSFADLYSLDPDELAKLDNFKEKRINSLLEAIANSRQNSLERLVNGIGIPGVGTKMARILAEHFLTMDKLEQASEEELTEINAVGGILAANIVTFFQSTAAQKTIEDLASVGVNMTYNGPVAAQVEDNYFNDKTVVLTGKLENYTREELKEKLENLGANVTGSVSKKTDLLIAGIDAGSKLTKAQTLEVEVMSESEMEEKIPK, from the coding sequence ATGGCTTTACCAAAACTGATTACTGAATATTCTGAGCAAGAGGCAAGTGACACCGCACAACAGTTGCGGGAAACTTTAAACCAATGGAGTTCAGATTATTACACGAAAGATAATCCTGAAGTGGAAGATCATGTTTATGATGAAAAATATCGTGATTTACAGGATCTAGAAGCGGCCTTTCCATCGATCGTGACGCCAGATTCGATTACCCAGCGTGTGGGTGGTGAGGTGCTTAGTGGCTTCACAAAAGTGCATCATGACATTCCCATGTTATCCATGGGGGATGTTTTTTCGAAAGATGAGCTTGTCGAATTTGATAATCGAATCCAAAAAAATGTCGGTTATCCGGTTCCATATAATGTGGAATTAAAAATTGACGGGTTGGCAATTTCGCTAGTTTATGAGAATGGTAAGTTAGTGCAAGGCTCAACGCGTGGCGATGGTACAATCGGTGAGGATATCACGAAGAACTTAAAGACCATTACATCGATTCCCCAAACGCTTACCAAACCAGTCTCGATTGAGGTTCGTGGCGAGTGTTATATGCCAAAGCAGGCTTTCGCAGATTTAAATAAACAACAAGAAGAACGTGGAGAGGCTGTCTTTGCCAATCCGCGAAATGCAGCCGCCGGGAGTTTAAGACAATTAGATACAAAAGTGACTAAGGCTCGTAATTTAGATACATTCATTTATACCATCAGCACGTTCGGTGATTTACAAGTTACCACGCAACACGATGCCATCAACGTTTTAGCAGAACTAGGATTTAATACAAATCCAACTCAGCGAGTTTGTCAAAATCTTGATGAAGTTTGGCAATTTATTGATGAGTATCAAGACCAGCGTGATCGGTTAGCTTATGGGATTGATGGCATTGTCCTTAAAGTAAATGAGTTGGATTTACAAAATCAGCTTGGCCATACCGTTAAAGTTCCGCGGTGGGAAATCGCCTATAAATTTCCTCCAGAAGAAGCCTTAACTGTGATTCGTCAGATTGAGTGGACCGTTGGACGAACCGGCGTGGTAACGCCCACCGCAATTATGGATCCAGTGCAATTGGCAGGATCAACTGTTGCGCGGGCAACTCTGAACAATGTGGATCAGATTGCCGCCAAGGGTGTGCGAATTGGTGACACAGTGAAATTACATAAAGCTGGCGATATAATTCCAGAAATTACAGAAGTGATTTTGGATAAACGGTCAGCTGAGAGTCAGGTGCTAGAGATTCCTACTCAGTGTCCTTCCTGTGGCCGTGATTTGGTTCATTTAGATGGCGAAGTGGCCTTGCGTTGCATTAATCCAGATTGCCCAGCTCAAATTGTGGCCCGTTTGGAGCATTTTGGATCACGAAATGCGATGAATATTAATGGTTTAGGACCACGTTTGATCCAAGTGTTCTTTGATCACAAATTAGTACGAAGCTTTGCTGATTTATATTCGTTGGATCCTGATGAATTGGCTAAGTTAGATAATTTTAAAGAAAAACGAATTAATAGTTTATTGGAAGCAATTGCCAACAGTCGCCAGAACTCATTAGAGCGATTGGTAAATGGTATTGGAATTCCTGGGGTTGGAACGAAGATGGCCCGAATCTTGGCTGAACATTTCTTAACTATGGATAAATTGGAACAGGCTTCAGAAGAAGAGCTTACGGAAATTAACGCGGTTGGTGGAATCTTAGCAGCCAACATCGTAACCTTTTTCCAAAGTACGGCTGCCCAAAAGACTATTGAGGATTTGGCGTCCGTGGGTGTAAACATGACGTATAATGGTCCGGTTGCCGCTCAGGTTGAAGATAATTACTTTAATGATAAAACGGTTGTTTTGACTGGTAAACTCGAAAATTATACTCGAGAAGAGTTAAAAGAAAAGCTAGAAAACTTAGGTGCTAATGTGACCGGCTCGGTATCTAAAAAAACCGATTTATTAATTGCAGGGATCGATGCTGGTAGTAAGCTGACGAAAGCGCAGACACTTGAGGTTGAAGTAATGAGTGAGAGTGAGATGGAAGAAAAGATACCGAAATAA
- a CDS encoding ABC transporter ATP-binding protein — protein sequence MSEDYKIKLENVTKEYDLYQSKNDKLKTFFSLKKRHEVPHFWSLKGISLEVHQGEALGIIGVNGSGKSTISNIISGIIPQTTGFVDVKGDTSIVAISAGLKWSLTGLENIRLKGLMQGLTFEEIAAVREDIIEFADIGDFINQPVKDYSSGMRSRLGFAIAVHINPDILIIDEALSVGDDTFYQKCLKKIQEFKKEGKTIVFVSHSLKQVEMLCDRVAWIHFGELREIGDTKKNVNDYRKFSSDFKKVTSAERSKYQKDKKQLQLDFDIDAYEKSIVQKEQEDHGTSEHEAARKVHKNFYSEVLPTKMTTLTKWLIGVAAVIMVFFALVTVSGHSITKSISDPSVLMHPTYTKTQNKAQQFK from the coding sequence ATGTCTGAAGACTATAAAATCAAATTGGAAAATGTTACTAAAGAGTATGATTTATATCAAAGCAAAAATGATAAATTAAAAACTTTTTTTAGCCTTAAAAAGCGTCATGAGGTTCCTCACTTTTGGTCTCTTAAAGGAATTAGTCTTGAGGTTCATCAGGGAGAAGCACTTGGAATTATTGGTGTTAATGGTTCAGGAAAATCAACAATATCCAACATTATTTCAGGAATTATACCGCAAACAACAGGATTTGTTGACGTTAAGGGTGATACCTCAATTGTAGCAATTAGTGCTGGTTTGAAATGGAGCTTAACTGGATTAGAGAACATTCGGCTTAAAGGATTGATGCAAGGCTTGACTTTCGAAGAAATCGCTGCTGTCCGGGAAGATATCATTGAGTTCGCTGATATCGGAGATTTTATTAATCAGCCGGTAAAGGACTATTCTTCAGGTATGCGCTCTCGTTTAGGGTTTGCGATTGCTGTTCATATTAATCCTGATATTTTAATTATTGATGAAGCTTTGTCAGTTGGTGACGATACTTTCTATCAAAAATGTTTGAAAAAGATTCAAGAATTTAAAAAAGAAGGAAAAACAATTGTCTTTGTAAGTCATTCCCTTAAACAGGTTGAAATGCTTTGTGATCGTGTAGCATGGATTCATTTTGGAGAGTTACGAGAAATTGGCGATACTAAGAAAAATGTAAATGACTATCGCAAGTTTTCTTCAGATTTTAAAAAAGTAACATCAGCAGAACGCAGTAAATATCAAAAAGATAAAAAACAATTACAATTAGATTTTGATATTGATGCTTATGAAAAGTCAATAGTACAAAAAGAGCAAGAAGATCATGGTACTAGTGAGCATGAGGCTGCACGCAAAGTTCATAAAAACTTTTATTCAGAAGTTTTACCGACTAAGATGACCACTCTAACCAAGTGGCTGATTGGTGTTGCTGCTGTTATAATGGTGTTCTTTGCTCTTGTGACTGTTTCAGGTCATTCCATTACAAAGAGTATTTCTGATCCTAGTGTACTTATGCATCCAACTTACACAAAGACTCAGAACAAGGCGCAACAATTTAAATAG
- a CDS encoding exodeoxyribonuclease III, with product MKLISWNVNGIRAAVTHDFMTSFKTLDADIFCIQETKMQEGQLELDLPGYYQYWNYADRKGYSGTAIFTKTKPLSVKYGMDVDIHDHEGRLITLEYPDFYMITNYTPNSQTKLKRLDYRMTWDDAFRQYVDKLAQTKSVIFCGDLNVAHEPIDIKNDKTNHHNAGFTDEEREKFTQLLNSGFTDTFRYFYPDKADIYSWWSYRFHARDNNAGWRIDYFVTSNDLQTKLQGAKIHNEIFGSDHCPVELDIALP from the coding sequence ATGAAATTAATTTCTTGGAACGTCAATGGAATTCGGGCCGCCGTGACCCACGACTTTATGACATCATTTAAAACGCTTGATGCCGATATTTTTTGTATTCAAGAAACAAAAATGCAAGAAGGTCAGCTTGAGCTGGATTTGCCCGGTTATTATCAATACTGGAATTATGCGGATCGCAAAGGTTATTCAGGAACGGCTATTTTCACCAAAACAAAGCCACTCAGCGTAAAATATGGCATGGATGTTGATATCCACGATCACGAAGGACGGTTAATCACCTTAGAGTATCCAGATTTTTACATGATCACTAATTACACGCCAAATTCACAAACGAAACTAAAACGTTTAGATTACCGGATGACGTGGGATGATGCATTTCGGCAGTATGTTGACAAGCTCGCGCAAACGAAATCTGTTATTTTCTGCGGTGATTTAAACGTTGCCCACGAACCAATTGATATAAAAAACGATAAAACTAATCATCACAATGCGGGCTTTACGGATGAAGAACGCGAAAAGTTCACGCAATTACTAAATAGTGGTTTTACCGACACATTTCGTTACTTCTATCCTGATAAGGCTGATATTTATTCGTGGTGGAGCTATCGATTCCATGCTCGTGATAATAATGCGGGTTGGCGAATTGATTACTTTGTTACGTCCAATGATTTACAAACAAAGTTGCAAGGTGCAAAAATCCATAATGAAATTTTTGGATCAGATCACTGTCCGGTAGAACTCGACATTGCATTACCATAG